A part of Asterias rubens chromosome 14, eAstRub1.3, whole genome shotgun sequence genomic DNA contains:
- the LOC117299185 gene encoding uncharacterized protein LOC117299185 → MADIEGMFSQVLVPREDRDLLRLLWWQDGDVTKPLTDYRMKVHVFGAVSSPSCANYALKRTADDQAKTFGKEVAQVIQRNFYVDDCLCSTPTVPEAVKMVEDLTESCKRGGFHLTKWVSNERKVLENIPEDERAKGV, encoded by the coding sequence ATGGCTGATATTGAGGGCATGTTTTCTCAAGTCCTTGTGCCAAGAGAGGACAGAGACCTGCTGAGGCTGTTGTGGTGGCAAGATGGTGATGTGACTAAACCACTGACAGATTACCGCATGAAAGTACATGTCTTTGGAGCAGTTTCTTCTCCTTCATGTGCAAACTACGCCTTGAAGAGAACGGCAGATGACCAAGCAAAAACCTTTGGCAAAGAAGTAGCCCAAGTAATTCAACGCAACTTCTACGTCGATGATTGCTTGTGTTCGACACCCACGGTGCCAGAGGCAGTGAAGATGGTGGAAGATTTAACGGAAAGCTGTAAAAGAGGAGGCTTCCATCTAACAAAGTGGGTGAGCAATGAAAGAAAAGTTTTGGAGAACATCCCAGAAGATGAGCGTGCTAAGGGTGTCTGA